The sequence GAAACAAGATGGGTATTTGGGCTTTTTGTATCTTTACTCATGGAAAAGTTTGTTTAAAAGTTTATACACCTCAAAGATAATGATTATCAATGAGATAACAAACTTTTCCATTTTTTTATGAATAATTCAGGTTAAATCAAAGATCAAAAATCAAAAATTAAATACACAAATGAAAAATAAAAAATGAGTGATTATAATATCCTTTATCCTGATTAATAACAGTTGATTTTGTTTTTGATTTTTAATATGTGTTTTTTATTTTTAATCTTTGATTTTTAATATTTTAACAGCTCTTTTGCCGCTATAAATATTTTTTGTATATCCGGTAAAATCGCCTTCTCCAGTATTCTGTTGAATCCAACGGGAGTGAAGGTAGCACCAACTCTCCGGACCGGTCCATCAAGATGTTCAAATGCTTCATTACCGATGATGGCAGCCAGTTCGGCGCCAAAGCCGGAAAAGACCTTGTCTTCGTGGACAATCAGTGCTTTGCCGGTTTTTTTGACTGAACTGATGATTGTCGCCCTGTCAAGAGGTATCAGTGAGCGTATGTCGATCACCTCTATGCTTGCACCGGTGTCCTTTTCAATCATTTCAGCCGCCCTGAGGCTCATGTGAGTGGTGTTGCCATAGGTGATGATGGTCATATCCCTGCCTTCCCTGCGTATCCGGGCTTTTCCAAAAGGCACTTCAAAATCTTCCGGAACAGGTGCTTCTGCAGCCGGGTCATTATAAAGGGCTTTGGGTTCGAGGAAAAGTGTAATGCCTTTGGACCGTATACTGGTGCGCAGGAGACCTGCTGCATCATCAGCAAAGGATGGATAAACCACCCGTATACCAGGTAAAGTTGTCAGTGTACCCTCCAATGTTTGCGAATGGTACAGCCCTCCGCCAATATATCCTCCTGATGCCAGCCTTATGACGATATTGGGCGAAAACTGTCCGTTCGACCGCCAGTAATCATGTGAGGTATCGACAAGTTGTTCCATCGCCGGCCAGAAGTAGTCGGCAAATTCGGCGCCTTCGATGACGATTCGTATCTTGTCCATGAAGCGGCTCATGCCATTGGCAGTAGCAACGATATAGTCTTCGGCTATAGGGGCATTGAATACACGGTCTTTGCCGAATTCCTGCTGCAGCCCTTTAGTGACATTGAAAACGCCGCCTTTCTCCTGGCTGGCGACATCCTGTCCCCAAAGAAACGTATCGGGATTTAGCCGGAACTCGGCTTTAAGTGTTTCATTGAGCGCTTCAATCAATTTTTTAGATGGTCCGGAGCCATTTGGTAATCCATCGGAATATTTGACGGGATTGTAAGGTTCCGGATATACAAAATCGAAAATGGTTGCTGCATCAGGTTCCGCGGCTGTTAAAGCCTTTTTGTGGGCATCTTTGACGATTTGTTTCACTTCAGTTTCAATGGCCATGAGTTCCTCTTCTGTAAAACGGCCATAACGGAGCAACATTCTTCTGAATTTGCCCATCGGATCATATTCCCTGACGTAATTGATCTCATAGTCATTGCGGTAAAGCTCATGCCGGTCAGAATTGGAATGTGATCCGATGCGGACACAATTGGCATGCACTATTACAGGCTCATTTTTTTCGACAGCATGTCGTCTGGCTTCGATCATGGCGTTCATGGAATCGAAAACGTCTTTGCCATTACAGTATATGATATGCAGGTTCCTGAATCCTGTAAAGTTCTCAGCTACTTTGGCATTGGCTGTCTGGTCGGATTTCGGCACAGAGATACCATATCCGTTATCCTGTATGACAAAAATAACCGGCAGTTTTTCCCTCGAGGCGCCATTAATGGCTTCATAAACATAGCCTTCAGAAAAAGATGACTCACCTTGTGAGGAAATAGCCACTCCTTTATGATTATAATATTTCATTGCCCTGGCCACCCCGACAGCTTGTGATGCATGATTACCGGTACAGGAAGAAACATTATGGATATGCCACGCGGGTTTGGCAAAGTGGTTTGACATGTGGCGTCCGCCGCCGGCGACATCGGTAGCCTTGGAAATACCGTTGAGAATGATCTCCTCAGCCGTCAGGCCTGCTGAAATAACAGTCAGCATATCCCTGTAGTACGGAAATAGATGGTCTGTTTCCCTGTTGAAAACCTGGCCTATAGCCAGCTGGATGCCATCATGGCCGGCATAGGGTGCATGATATGACCATCCCAGCGCCTGCTTGAGGTAGTTTGGAGCACGATCATCAAGGGTGCGGCCTAAAACTAACAAATAATACCACTTTTTAAGGATTTCCCCGGAGACGGTTTTGATGGTTAGTTTTTCGTGATCATCTGTCATACCGAGATATTTTTTTACCATTATCCCTGAAAGGAATAAGGTTAAACAAAGTTAAAGAATTGACCGGAAATATAACAATTATCGCGACACAGGATTGCACGAAATCATCTCTGATAAAACAAAACCTGCTATATCTCCGGCAGCACAACCTTACCAATAAAAAGCAAAGTGTTGGATGTGCGTTCACGGATAGCAAAAATAAAGGGCTTATACACAGTGAAGGATGGATTGGCACTGGTCAGTTCTATTCCTATTGTTGTTACTGCTGCAGCTTCAGTGCCTTCTTCGTTGACTTCAATAAACGTGTTTTGTTTGACGAAGCTCACAAAGATATTGGCATCCGCGATCCCTGAAAGGTTTGCCAGATAGGGCTCAAATGCATCCACCATACCTAAGCTTTTTAGCTGGTCGTTTAACACCTTTTCGTAATCGAACCTGAATCGGGGCATCACAATATCATAGGATGAAAAATCCGGAATGGAATCCAGCCTGGCGGTAATGTCATTCCAAAGCTGATTATTAAAATTGCCAAGAAATTCATGCAGCGTTATCCATGGTTCGATTATCACCATCGAAAAATTCTGACGGCCATAGGGCATTTCAAGAACTGAATAGTCATGGTCATTAATAAGTCTGGTCGCCACATTGCCTTTCATCATGGTCACAGTAATGGTTGTGCCGTCATCCAGGCAGAATATTCCGGGGGAAGTTGAGTTTTCGTCAAACCGTGTTGTCCAGATTCCTTTGAAATAGAGAGCATTCATCAGGAACATGACCGCATCGGGTGAGATTTCATCAAGTACCTTTTCTATTTTTCCATTTGTGTTTTCGCTTGCCCATCCATTGATAGTTTCAAGTGCCGATGGGCTGCTGAAATCCAGTGCTCCTGCAGCGGCATTGAATACCGTCGTCAAGGTATCGAGAAAGCTGGTATAAACCTGAAAATCAGTCCTATACCAAACTGCGTTGGCAAGTGCCAGATTAACCTCAGGATCGACTTCAAGCAATTGTGCCAGCAGACTTTGGTATGTGGCGTTAACTTCACCGATTGTCAATCCTTCATATCCCAGCATCTGGTGGATTTGACTGTAGGTATCGCTGCTACAGCCATTCAGCAGCATGGTAAGAGCTGTGCTGGCACTTAAAGGGGAAAGCATCATATTGCCTGGCTCACTAGTTGCCGTTGCTTTAAAAATATTGATCCCGAAGCTGTTGCTCCGGGAGATGACTTCCTGTGCTTTATAGGGCAGTGAAAGGGGCTTTGGATTAAGAATCTTACCTGTTTGTTCTTTCTCACATCCGGCAAACAGAATTAGAATAACCGGAAGAATAAACGAAGAGCTGTGTTTCATATTGCA is a genomic window of Bacteroidota bacterium containing:
- a CDS encoding thiamine pyrophosphate-dependent enzyme, with amino-acid sequence MTDDHEKLTIKTVSGEILKKWYYLLVLGRTLDDRAPNYLKQALGWSYHAPYAGHDGIQLAIGQVFNRETDHLFPYYRDMLTVISAGLTAEEIILNGISKATDVAGGGRHMSNHFAKPAWHIHNVSSCTGNHASQAVGVARAMKYYNHKGVAISSQGESSFSEGYVYEAINGASREKLPVIFVIQDNGYGISVPKSDQTANAKVAENFTGFRNLHIIYCNGKDVFDSMNAMIEARRHAVEKNEPVIVHANCVRIGSHSNSDRHELYRNDYEINYVREYDPMGKFRRMLLRYGRFTEEELMAIETEVKQIVKDAHKKALTAAEPDAATIFDFVYPEPYNPVKYSDGLPNGSGPSKKLIEALNETLKAEFRLNPDTFLWGQDVASQEKGGVFNVTKGLQQEFGKDRVFNAPIAEDYIVATANGMSRFMDKIRIVIEGAEFADYFWPAMEQLVDTSHDYWRSNGQFSPNIVIRLASGGYIGGGLYHSQTLEGTLTTLPGIRVVYPSFADDAAGLLRTSIRSKGITLFLEPKALYNDPAAEAPVPEDFEVPFGKARIRREGRDMTIITYGNTTHMSLRAAEMIEKDTGASIEVIDIRSLIPLDRATIISSVKKTGKALIVHEDKVFSGFGAELAAIIGNEAFEHLDGPVRRVGATFTPVGFNRILEKAILPDIQKIFIAAKELLKY
- a CDS encoding serpin family protein — translated: MKHSSSFILPVILILFAGCEKEQTGKILNPKPLSLPYKAQEVISRSNSFGINIFKATATSEPGNMMLSPLSASTALTMLLNGCSSDTYSQIHQMLGYEGLTIGEVNATYQSLLAQLLEVDPEVNLALANAVWYRTDFQVYTSFLDTLTTVFNAAAGALDFSSPSALETINGWASENTNGKIEKVLDEISPDAVMFLMNALYFKGIWTTRFDENSTSPGIFCLDDGTTITVTMMKGNVATRLINDHDYSVLEMPYGRQNFSMVIIEPWITLHEFLGNFNNQLWNDITARLDSIPDFSSYDIVMPRFRFDYEKVLNDQLKSLGMVDAFEPYLANLSGIADANIFVSFVKQNTFIEVNEEGTEAAAVTTIGIELTSANPSFTVYKPFIFAIRERTSNTLLFIGKVVLPEI